The sequence GACGGGCTCAGATCTCCTGCGACGCCACGAAGGCCGTGAGCTTGGCGGGGCTCATCACCCACATGATCCGGTCGATACCCTCCGCCGAGACGTCGACGGAGAGAAGGGCGACAGCGTTCCCGCCGGACAGGACGAGAACGGCCGGGCGCCCGTTGGCCTCGACCCAGCGGACGTCCGACTCCGGCCAGAAACGGGGTGCGAAAGCAGCGAGGTAGCGGGAGACATGCGCGATCCCGACGACCGGGATCCGCGACGCGCCCCGCATGCCGGCCCCGTCGGTGTAGCTGACGACGTCCGCCGCGAGAACGTCCTCCAGCGCTTTGAGATCGCCCGTCTGCGCCGCGGTGAGGAACACCGTCAGCAGTCGCCGGTGCTCTGCCCGGTCGACCTGCTCCCGCCGCTCGGCCGCCAGATGCTTGCGGGCGCGGCTCACCAGCTGACGGGTGTTGGCCTCACTGGTCTCCAGGATGTCGGCGACCTGCCGGTAGGGGTAGTCGAACGCCTCCCGCAGCACGTAGGCGGTCCGCTCCACGGGGTTCAGTTTTTCGAGCAGGAGGAGAACTGCCATCTCGACCGCCTCGGCACGCTCCGCTCCGACCTGGGGGTCCGGGCTGGTGTCGATGGGCTCCGGAAGCCACGGTCCGACGTACGCCTCGCGCCGCACCCGGGCGGACTGGGCCGTGTTGATCGCGAGACGGGTGGCGATGGTGGTGAGGAATGCCGCCGGTTCGGCGATGTCCGAGCGGTCGGCGTTCTGCCACCGGACCCATGTCTCCTGGCACACGTCCTCGGCCTCCGCGGCGCTGCCCAGGACGCGGTAGGCGATGCCGAAGAGCTGAGGACGCACGGCGACGAACTGCCGCGTCGCCAGCTCAAGCGAACCGACGTCATCCCCGGTGTGCATCCGTGCCTCTCCTCCTCTGGAGATCGCTCATGCTACAGCGGCCTCCTGAAAAATCCTCGGGCAACCCTGCTCGCCGCGGGCACGCCCGCGAACAGTGGGTTTCCGTGTCACAGCGAGTGTTGTCATCCGGTCCTGGCCGGTGAGGCAACTCGACGCTCCGCGGCGGAGAAGAGGATGCGTGATGAGGCTTGCTCCCGGCAGGAACACGACCCGCCGGGCCGACTACCCCGGGGGCCCACACTCGCGGACTCCGATGGCCTCGACGCCCTGCCCGCCGGGTGGGCGCGGTGGTGGGCGCCGGGGCGTAGCTCACCGGCTCGGGCACTGCTCGACCACGGCGACCTCGAATCCGTGCCGCGGGCCGGCGCGGCCATTCCCGGAGCCCTGCCCCCGGTCGACCGTGGGGCCGCACGTTCGTCGACGGGGGAGTGACCGCCTACGTTCCGGCGCCGGCGGCCCGGCGGCCCGGCAGGCCGCCGCGGCCGGCGTCGTGGTGGTGCCGAAGCACCGGAACTGCGGGTGCTGGGCCAGGTGCAGCCCTGCTCGCCCCCGGCCGACCCGCTCGCCGACCGCCCGGTGTGGGCGTGGCTGCGCCGCCGCGTGGGACTGCTGCTGATCGTGCACAACGCATGCAGATCTTCGTCTCACCAGTGCGAGCGCCTGGGTGGAGCGGGTCAGGTCCTGAATCCTCTCGCAGCGCCGGACGTTGTTTCGGCGCAGCGGCTGGAACCTGACCGTCCGCGCGGGAAAGATCACCGTGCACCGGCCCGACCCCGCCCCGCATGTCGGCCCGCGGAGCTACATCAGCCCGACGACCCGGTCGGCGGACGGGCGCAGCCACCTTGACCGCACCGCCGACACAGTCACCGAACTCGTCCGGGCCCACGTCGGCGCGGACGCGACGACAGAACATCCGTGGCCGCGACGGCCCGGGCCTGCCGCCGTGACGGCTGACCCATTCCAGGCGTCCGTTCCAGTCGTTCGTCTCCGGCGTCCATCGCGACGAACGCCTGGACCGAACGCCTGGATTGGACGCCTGGAACGGACGCCGCCGTTGGCGTCATCGACCGGCGAGCCAACGATCGACTGACCCATGGCCCAGATGCGCGTCGGCCCGGGGAAGCAGCGTCCGCTCGTCGAGCAGTGCGCCGAAGAAGGGGGCCTGCGGATCGGATACGACCTCGCGCGAGGCACCCCGGGCGGCCAGCAGTTTGGCGGTGAGGTCGTCGAGACGGTGCTCCTCGGGGCCCGCGACCTCAAGCACGCCGAACAGCGGTACCCCCACGGCCACATGGGCGACCGAGGGGGCGACGTCGTCCGTCGACACGGGCCGTACCGGGACGGGCGCCACGTGCACACCGTCCGCGTGGGCGGTCGAGCGCGATAGGGCCTCCACGGGCTCGAAGAACGGCGTGGCACGCACGATGGAGTACGGGATCGGCGAGCGCCGTATCCGCTCCTCCTGCAGCGCCTTCGCGTGGAAGTAGCCGGCCTGCGCACGGTCGGCGCCCACCAGGGACAAGGCCACATAGTGCTCGGCACCAGCGGTGGCGGCGGCCTTCAAGAGGTTGGCGGTCGCCTCCTCGAAGAACCGCACACTCGTGCTCTGAGCGCGGGACGGCGCGTCGGTGACGTCCACCACGACGTCGGCGCCGCGCAGGGCGGCGGCAAGTCCCTCGCCTGTGACGACGTCCACCCCTTCGGCGCGAGAGAGGGGGCGGACCTCCACGCCGTGGTCCCGCAGTCCGGCGACCGTCCTGGACCCGATCAGCCCGGTGGCTCCTGCAACAACGACTCTCATCTTCTTCGGCCTCTTCCCGTCGATGGCGATGGCGATGGCGATGGCGATGGCGATGGCGATGGCGGGGGAGGGGGAGGGGGAGGGGGTGTGCGTACCCGCCGCTCCTCTGACCGTCCACGGGCAGGTGGTGTGACACCATTCGGCGCTGACTCGACAGCACCCGACGAGGTGGAACCCGGCGCTGCGCTCCGTGTCACAGATCCGCCGCGCACCCGGTCATTCCTGTGAAGAGCCGAGCAGTTCGATTGCCCAGGAAGGTGCGACACAGTGTCAGAGAGCCACGCAGGACACATGCACGGGACCGACGAGCAGGAGGGGGCGGCGGCCGGTTGGATGACCGCCGCCAAGATGCTCCAGGATGCCTCGCCGATCACCGTCCCGGAGGGTGCCTCGGCCATGACGATCCACGTCGACTGGGAGCCGGGCGACCCGGGAACTCCACCGCACCGGCACTCGGGTCCCGCCTTCGGGTACGTCATCGAGGGCGCGGTCCGTTTCGAGCTGGAGGGTGAGCCCGAGCGCGTCGTGGAGGCGGGCGGCACCTTCTGGGAGCCCGGCGGCGACGTCATCCACTACCAGGACGGCAACGCGCTGGCGGACGCACGAACCCGGTTCGTGGTGACCATGCTGTGCGCGCCGGGCAAGCCCATGCTCGAACTGGTCGACGAGGAGGAACTGGCGAAGCGCGTCCATCTGCGTGCTCCTCGGCCCACTGTCTGACCATCGGCCCTGTCCGCCCGACCCGCGCCCCGCCCGCCGGACCGGTGCCTCTGCCCGTATGGGCCGCTTGAGCACGGCGGGGGAGCGGGACGTGCAATGAAAGGCCGCACCGCCACGGCGGTGCGGCCTTGGACCGAAGCCGCGGAACTGCGTCCGCGCACTGCGTGTGGAGCCGATCCGCAGAGGACCGAACGGGCCCGGCGGGCGGTGCAGCCGGAACGAACCAGCAAGCCGTTGGACCTGCCACGGCCGAGGCAGCCCGCTCCGCCTTCATCCGCGTCACATCGACGGGCCCGACCGCGAACCGGCGGGTGGGCGTGTCAGCCGAATACGGTCACCTCTCGGGCCGTCAGCTTCTCGACGCCCTCGACGTGGCCTGTCCGGCGGTCGGTACGACGACGCGATGGACATGGATGCCGGGCAGATGCGCCTCGCCGGGACCGAGTTCGCCGGGCTCGGCCAGCTCTTCGACCTCGGCGAGCGTGACCCGTCCCGCCGTCCCGCCATCGCGGCCAGGGGGTTGAAGTTCCGCGCCGATGAGAGGAAGGCGAGGCTTCCGTAGCGATCGCCACGGGCTACTCGGATCAGCGGGACGTCCGTGGGGAGGCCGTGTCCGAGGACGTAGTCGCACCCGAGGCCTTCCGTGGTGAAGCGTCAGGCCTCCTTGAGGGGCGAGGACAGGTGCACCTCGCCCTCGGGCCCGTAGCGCAGCGGCATGCCTCCGTCGGCGATCACCGTACCGACCCCGGCCGCGCTGCGGCACTCCTTCGAGGGCGCAGAGCAGGTCCTGCTCGTCTCCTCCAACGACCCGCATGCCGACGCGGTCGCGCTGCACCGCGTCGGCATCGATGCCGCCGTCGCAGCGGGAGCCCGGAGCACCCCTCTACACCAGCCACCAGCCACTAGCCACCAGGGCGCCGCAGGGGACAGCCCTTTCCAGCCGCCCGCGACCACGCCGCCACCGAGCAGCTCTTCTCGCCCAATCCAGTGTCGCCTGGAACACGTTGCGCAACGGCTTCTACGCCCGCAGCCTGGGCTGGCCGCTGGGCCCTGGCAGCAGAGCGGCACCATCACTGCCCCGGCGGCGCCCCGAATGCCGCGGCCCTGACATCTGTCAGGGGCGCGGCATCCCTGGGGAGATCTACGGTTCGAGGCGCTGACCGGGGAGCGTGCGGCCGCTACGGCGTCTGGGGCGGGAGATGTGGGCGCTCCGGTCGGGTGACAGCAGCAGCCGTGGTGAGGGCATCTCGCCGTGGGGATGGCTGCATTGAGTGCGACTATGGAGGAGATCGAATGGGAATGAGCAGACTCAGACGGCGGACGGCTGCGATGGTCGTGACGATGATCGCCGCGGTCCTTGTTCCGCTGGCGGCGCAGGCACCAGCGCAGGCAGCACAGGCAGCCCCGAACGTCGCAACCGGAACGGCCGCATGGACTCCGGAGATCTACCCGCTGTTCTCAGGCGAGTGGGTAAAGCGGGATGTGTCGGGCGCCCAGCGGAACAGCGAGCTGCTCACGTGTTCCCTGGCATCTGGGATCGCCTGTGTCGCGGTTGGTCAGGGCGACGGCAAGCACAGCATCTTCCACCTGTTCAAGTGCGATGAGCGCTCGCTCTCGAACTTCGTCGACGCGCTCTCTGTTCGCAACAACCAGACGGGCGGAGCCCAGGTCCGTTTCTGGGGTCCCACGTACGCGTTCCACGCCCTCCCGGACGGCAACATCTACAACTTCCCGGACTACGCGACGTACGACTTCAATCGCCTCGATATCTGCTGAGGGCGCATCGACCCGGGCACTGTGGTCATGGTGTCCGGGTCGGAAGCTTTTGCAGTGCACACGTCCTGCACCGGGCCGCCTGCGCCGCTTTCACTTACGCCCGTCAAGGGTCACAAACAGGCGCTCACGCCAGGGGAAGTTCCGCGAGCACGACGGTGTGGAGCGGCGAATCCGAGAAGGGCTGACGGTCCCCGACGCCGCGGAACCCCCAGGTCTCGTACAGCGCCTGGACGCGGGGGTGCGCGACCTCCGCTGGGTCTCCAGCGGGGGCCGGTGACGTCGAGGCGGTCGGAGAACGGCCGACGCGTTCGCACGGCGCGGCCGCGCGGCCCCCGCTGCCCCGGTCCGCCGTGTGCGGTACGCCTGTTGGGGCCTCCCGGCGGTCATGACGCGGTCTCACTCTTGCGCCACGGTTGATGCCCGAGACCGAGGCAACCGACCGCATCCTGACTCGGTGCGCCCGTACGAGGATCTTTGTGACCGATCGCCGCATGCTGGGCGCAGGCCCCGAGGCTTCAGGGGCGGCCCTTGCCGAACGGGGGGCCGATTCAGGGCAAGGCAGTTGCCTTGACGGCCATGCCGCTGAGGTCGAGGAATGAGAAGTCGCCTCAACTGGCACGCTCATTGTGCTGGCGGCCGCTACAGCGATGATGGAGCGGGTAGTGCCGGACAAGATGCCGCAGTCCAGCGGGTGGTGCCTCCTGCTCCGGTGCGGCCTCAGAACATTCCGACGGTGCAGAGGGAACCTGAACCGAAGAATCGGCCGCCTTGCAGGAGCTTTGATTCTGGCCGCCATTCGACCACGACAGATCGGACACGGCCGGCATCAGCACGTCGGTGAACACCGCGGTGGCGCCGTTGGACAGGTCCAGGTCGTGGCTGTCGCCGGAGAAGACGTTGCTCACCGATCTATGATGCGATCCCGGCCCTCCACCTGTTTGGAGAAGACGCATGACGGATGCGAGCATCGGCAAGGTGGTCGTGAACAGGGTGATGTCCCTCGACGGGTACATCGCCGGCCCCGGCCACTCGATGGACTGGATCTTCGAGCACATGACGTCGGCGACATTCCCGGAGGTCATGGCGGCCACGGGCGCCATGCTCATCGGCCGGGGCACGTACGAGGTCGGCAAGCGTATGTCCGACGAGAACCCTGACTACGACGGCGGGGCGCAGTTCGTCCTCACGCACCGCCCGCCCGACGAGCCGGACCCCAACGTCACCTTCCTCACCTGCGACATCGAGGAAGCCGTGGCGACGGCACGCGTCGCCGCCGGTGACAAGAACCTGGAGATCCTCGGGGCCGACGTGGCCGCCCAGTGCCTGCAGCACGGCCTCGTCGACGAGATCCTGGTGTATGTGCTGCCGGTGCTGCTCGGAGACGGCGTCCGCTTCGCGCCGCCGGGCCTCGACCGGATCGACCTGGAACCGTTCAGCAACGTCCAGTCGGGCGGGGTCACCATGCTGCGCTTTTACGTGCGCAAGTAGGCAGGGCCGCGACTACTGGCATGCTGTCGTGGCCTCCGTACTGTGGGGCAAGCTCCCCGCTCCCGCTGAACATCAACTGGCCTGACGGTGACCGCAGTTCATGGCGGGCATCGGTCGGGCTGCCGACACGATCGACGCGTATGGGCGGACGGTCGCTCGGTCGGTCCAGGACCGCCTGCGGCTCTGCGCAGTTGAAGGCACAGATCCCGTACTGGCCGGTGCGGACACGGTTGCCGAACTGGTCCGGTGTGCGGGGGAGCGGGGCCGGCAGGTGGCCATCCTGGATGGCGGCCACGGTGAGGTCGGCCAGTTCTGTCCCGTCCGCGTCCGGGTGCGGCTCGCCTGACTCCTGCACGTGGCGCAGGCCCGCGACGAAGGGTGCGCCCCGGCGCGCGAAGGCGTCCATGAACGTGTGACGGGTGAGATCGTCCCGGCCGCTGAGGTCGAGGCGGTGCTGCGCGAACGCGGGTGAACTACTGGAGTCCTGCCGCCTGTTCGGCGTGTACGACAACGCCGATCAGCTCGGTGAGGGGTGCCGGTCGCCGGCGTACGCTGCGCTTCCTCGTCGGGGACCGGACGCGGTCCGTTGACGAGGCGTCCGCGGCCCGGGACGCGGCGGTGGCCCTCGTGGGTGAGCGGACGGGATGGGTGTTGGAGGGCTGACCGCCGCGTACCGGACCGTGAAAGGGGCCGGGTGCCTTCTCTTCCGGAAGGGGATCCGGCCGTTCGCGTATGGCGCCGGGGCTCAGGGAATGGTCATGACGGCCTTGTCACCCGGGGAGATCCGGCGCTCACGGGCTTCCTCCGACAACTGCGTCACGTAGGCGTAGAACGGGTTCTTGTGGGTGTACCCCTTCAGTCGCAGGTAGACGAGGAGGTCGAGCAGGACCGTGTCGTAGTGCGACAGCGACGTGACGAAGGCGTACTCGAAGCGCCAGGCCACGTGCGCGCGCAGGGCGACGTCCAGTTCCTTGTCGGCGAGGGCGCGCTTGTGGAGCGACGTCAGATTCGCCTCCACCACGGCTACTTGGTCTTTCAGCTGGCAGCCGGGCTCGTCCGAGTAGTCGAAGGTGGTATGCAGCCAGTGGGGCAGCGTCTGCGGGTCGGTGGGCTTCACATATTGTTCGTACGTGCTGACGTGCATGATCTCGTGCAGGAGCGCGGCGGTGCGCCAGGGGCTGTCGTCCGTGTACGCGCGGCCCGCGGAGAACGCCGGGTCGTAGGTGATCCTGGAGTTCTTGCCGACCGTGGTTTCGGCCGTCAGTCCGTCGTGCGTCTCGATGAACTGGATGTGGCCGAGCAACGCCGTGCACTCGTCGAGCAGTGCGGAGAAGTGCGGCTCTGTGGGCAGGTCCCCGGGGAGCTTGGCGCCCCCGGCAGCCGCGACGCGCTGGTCCAGTTCGGGGCGGCGCAGCCCTATTTCCGTATCGGATTCCATAGCGGCCCTCCCGGTCGTCTAGCGGGTCCCGTCATACGCGCATGCTGCTACCGGCCGAAGTGTCCGGCAATGCCCGCAACATGCATTCCTGGCCGCTGCGGCAGGTCCAGGGCGGACGGGCAGGCGACACGCCTACGAAACGGGACGGCGACCCCACCCGATCGAATGACGTGCTCCGGTTAACCGGGCCTTTCTGTACACGTCGTCGGCGGACTCGGACCGGTCCTTCGGGCCGGTCCGCGCTCTTCGGGCCTGACTGTGGGAACTCTCCTGGCCGGACCGCGGGTAGAGTTCCGTCGGGTGTCGCATAGGGCGGTGCAAGCGCCGAAGTCGACCTCAGCGAAGAGGGGTGCCACACGCCCGTCAGCGCACCGAGAGTGACTCAGGCGAGTTCTCGGACGTCGGCGGCGAGCTGGATGTCATCGTTAAGGCCGTCCTGGGCCGCAAGACCGACATGAAGGATCGTCCGGCTCGTCGACGACCTGCTGCACGCGCGGGTGGCTGTCGCCTCGGCATGACCCGGGGCTACGGCTGGATAAGTCGGCGAGGGCGTCGGTGAGCGTGAACTTGTGGTCGTCCTTCGTGTCGGTCCACCGTTCCGGCGTGGACGCAGCTGCGCGCAGCATGTCCGGGGCAGGCCGGCGGCCGCACGCTGTGTGTCTCAGCACGGGGGCCGTTTCGAGCTGGATTCGGGAAGTCGCCTTCTGGCCGAGTTCGCGATGATGGTTTGTATTGACGTCACTCAGGGGCTGGTGATGGGACGGTGGTTGTGCGTCTGCCGCTGAGGGCCGTATGGGGTGTCGCAGTCGAAGATCGATCTTTACGCGGCGATCCTCCGCGACCATCAAGAGGGCATGTCGCAGAGGGCATTGCGGCGCAAGCATGTATTGGCATAACTGTGACACCGAAGAGCGGAAGGCCGTGCCCCGCATCCGTACAAAGATGCGGGGCACGGCCTGATAGGCCCGGTACCCGGCAAGCGTGGGCTAACAGCCGTTGTAGCTAAGGACCTTGTAGCTCTCGGCCCTGTCGTTGGGTATCACTATCGGGACATCGAGGCGGGGACTGTAACACCTCAAGCGTTCCCCCGTGCCGCCATCACCGTCGTACAAGGCGATGGAGAAACGAGTTCCGTTCGAGAGGCTGCTGATCTCGTTGTCACCGTCCCAGCCGTCGATCTCCCCGACGGTGCCTATATTCGCCTCAGCGTCCATGTATATGTTGAGGTACATGTCTCCCTGATAGTACGTGTCCTCCCACATGCAGAGATGGCGCTCAGCGCACACGGTCGCCGCCGAAGACGCTGAGGCGGGCGCGGCTGTGCCGGCAGCCAGGCCGCCTACGAGGCTTGAGATGGCCGCAGCGGCAGCAAGAAGTTTCCTGGTCATCAGCTCTCCTGGCTCACACGGATGGCAATGCCTCCTGCACTGCCTGACCTAGATATAGCGAGCCGCGCGTTGTTCGCCTTCGAGCGGTTGGCACCGAACAAACAACTCCCGAAAAATGTGGCGACAGAGTCGAGGCATGACCCGGGTGTCCGCTGGGCGTGGGGTGGCGGTATGAACGCCTTACCAGCCGCAAACGGCGATGACGGCGTTCATACCGGCGACGTGGTCACCCTCCGCGACCGCTACCCAAGATCTGTGCCAGAACCTAAAATTCGCTGACTCTGATCTTGCCTGCTGCCGCGAAACGAATCCCCAAGTCACCTCGAAATGACTCCCCTCGAAAGCGACACAGCCAGCCGAAAGGGGGGCTGAGGCTTCTTCCTCTCTGGCCCCCATCGCCAGGCGCGTGTCGCGGTCTTGGCGGTATTCGGGTTCGGCCAGGGTACGAGTCGCCGTGCCGGAAGGTGATGTCGAGGAGATCCTGGTCGACGCTGTGTGCGCGGGCCAGGCCGACGGAAATCACTACGATGAGCAGTGAGGTCTTCTGGAATCTGGTGTAGGCGAGTTTGAGCGCGACGGGTGTGGCCCAGGGTTCTGGTGCGGACGGTCGGTGCCGGTGAACAGGGCTTCGATACGGTCGGAGGCCGCGGTCGGTCCGGACAGGAACAAGGTCGGCGTCTTGCCACCGGTGGGCGGCGGACCCATGACACCGCCGTCAATGACGGTTTGCCGCTTGGGGTGATCAGGGCCTCGATGCGCAGCATGCGTTCGGGGCTGATGGCACTGGCGTCGACGTACCAGCCGCCGAATCCGTGGGTAGCGACTTCCGGGGCGAGGCCGTCGGCTGCCACGGGCGGGCAGAGGCTGATCACCGTGTCGGCGCGGTCGAGGAGTTCGGGCAGGGTGCCGACCGGCTCCAGGCCGTATCGCCTCGCACGGGCGACGCTCGACGAGCTTTGGCAGGCCGGGCACCACAGCACCGCGGCGGCGTTGGGTGCGACGCAGGGGGCGACGGCGGCGCTCATGCTGCCGGGGTGGAGGATGCCGACGACGGGCTGCTGGGTATCAGGGCTGCTCCGCGGAGTGGGTGAGGAGGTAGTCGACGGCGTCGGTGACGTCGTCCACGGTGTGGTGGGGTGTGGTGAGTCCGTCGGGCCAGGGTCGGCCGCGTACCCAGATGGTGCGCAGGCCGGCGTTGTGGCCACCGGTGATGTCGGTGTGCGGGTTGTCTCCGGTCATCCAGTCGCCGGGGGTGAGTTGGGTGCCGCATCGTGCGGCGGCGAGTTCGAAGAGCCGAGGGTCGGGTTTGCGGACGTCGATGTCGCCGGAGGCGGCGATCCCGTCGATCAGGTCGGCGAGGCCGGCGGCGCGGATCTTGGCGCGCTGGATGTCGCTGGCTCCGTTGGTGGCGACGCCGATACTCCAGCCGGCCGTCTTGAGGTGGGTCAGGCTGGTGAGGACGGCGGGGCGGCAGGTGACGGCGGCTGCCATGCGGTCGACGTAGACGCGCCACAGATGGCCGGCAGACTCGTTGAGGTCGAAGGTGGCGGTGAGGCGGTCGAAGTCGCTGCGGTCGGCTCGGTCGGCGAGTTCGGTGAGCAGCCAGTGTTCGATGTCCGGGCCGTAGCCGTGGTCGTGGCTGAGGGTGGCTATGGCGTCCGCGAAGGCAGCCGTGCGATCGACCAGGGTGCCGTCCAGGTCGAAGAGGGCGAGGCGCATGCCGGCGACCCTATCCGGGTGGCCAACTGCACTGATCTTCCTTCGACAGGATCTCGTACCTGTAGACCCTTGGCAGGAAGGCTCTATGGCGGACTTCATGGCGGAGTGGCAGAGACGACAGGTGGCCGGTCCTCGCAGGCAAGGTAGGACGGCTGCCGAGCTCGGCCATTGGCCGGTGCCAGCCCAACGACTGCGTCACCAGCCAATACGACGATGGTGAGACGTACATCGTCCAGTATGGCCGCAAGGCCACCGCGGTCATAGTGGACAAGAAACGACGTGTCTCCTTGGGCGGTGGTCGAGCCTAGAGACAGAGGGCGGTCCGTACGAGGTCGGCGACGGCACGGATACGACTGTGCGGGGGCCAGGCGATCACCGTGGTGACCGCCGGTGCGTCCACGATCGGTACGGCGACCACGTCGTCACGCAGCTGCGATCGACAGGAATCCAGTACCGTCATCAACGTCCGGCCGAGGGAGACGAGCTGCAGGAGTTGCGTATGACTCTGCGCTTCGGGGCCGGGCCCGGCCGGGTAGGTTCCGTCAGGTCCGGGCCAGCGGGGTGCCGGTAGATCCGGCACATCGGTCAGGTCGTCAAGGCGCAGGTCCTTGCTGGTGGTGAGTACGTGCCCGGCCGGGAGGACCGCGATCTGCCCCTCGGTGAGGAGTGCTTCGGTGTCGAAGCCCGCGGTGTCGTCGAAGGGCTGGTGGAGGATCGCCACGTCCGCCCGGCCGTTGCGCAGAAGCCGTCCCTGTTCGCCGGGACCGCAGAGCACGACGTCGACGCGTACGGAACCTGGTTCGGCGGCGTAGGCGTGCAGCAGTTTCGCCAGTAGTTGGCTGGAGGCGCCGGTTTTGGTGGCCAAGACGATGCTTGGCTCACCGGCCGCGGCGAGGGCGGCGCGTCGGGTGCGGTGCTCCGCGGCCTCCACCGCATCCAGAGCCACGCGCCCTTCGTGCAGCAGGACGGTGCCGGCTTCGGTCAAGGTCACCGAACGGCTGGTGCGCTGAAGCAGCGCGGCGCCCAGTCGGCGTTCGAGCTGGCTGATGGCGCGCGACAGCGGCGGCTGGGCGATGCCCAGGCGCTGGGCCGCCCGGCCGAAGTGAAGTTCTTCGGCGACGGCGATGAAGTAGTGCAACTCCCGGGTCTCCACTCGATCAGGCTACTCGCGAGTCCTTCTTCATCGATACCTCTGCGGTATCGCTCAAGACCCATACGGTGTTGGACGCCGCACCCGTCCCGACCGCAGCATTCTTGACATGACCGCAAGCAAGACCGCTCTGGTGACCGGGGCGAACAAGGGCATCGGCTACCAGATCGCGGCCGAGCTGGGCACGCTGGGCCACAGCGTCGGAGCGGGTACCCGCGACCGGACGCGACGCGATGAGGCAGTCGCGGACTGCGCGCGGCGGGCGTCGACGCCTTCGGTGTCCCGCTGGACGTCACCGACGACCGCAGCGTCGCCGAGGGAGGGGGCCGAACTGATCGCCGAACGTGTCGGGCGCCTGGACGCCCTCGTCAACAATGCCGGATCACCGGCGGGTAGCCGCAGCAGCCGAGCACCGTCGACCCCGCCGTCATCCGCACGGTCGTGGAGGCCGACGTCATCGGCGTCCTCCGGGTCATCAACGCCGTGCTGGCGTTGCTGCGTTGTGCACCGTCACCGCGGATCGTGAACCTGTCCAGCAGCGTCGGTTCCTTGACCTCTCGGTCCGGACCGGGCAGCGATTCCACCACCGGTCCCGTCGTCGTGGCCTACGTCCCTCGAAGACTTTCCTGAACGCGGTAACCCTGCAGTACGTGCAGGAACTGGCCGAGACGAACATCCTCGTCAACTGCGCGTGCCCAGGGGTCGTGGCCACCGACCTCAACGGCTTCCGCGGTGTGCGCAGCCCCCGGGAAGGTGCCGCGACCGTGATCCGCTTGGCGACCCTGACCGACGGCGGTCCCTCCGGCGGGTTCTTCGAGGACGCGGGCGTCATCCCTTGGTGACGCCACCGAAGAACCGGACGGCAGTTCCTGGCTGAGCCCTGCGGATGCCGTGGCCGGTTGACTCCGACATGAGGTTCACCCCCGCGCGACCCACTTGCAGAAGGTCTTCATCGCTCATCCATCGCTCATCCGTCGTCGTGACACGTCGTCGTGCATCCCACCACCCCCACAGGAAGAAA is a genomic window of Streptomyces sp. NBC_00414 containing:
- a CDS encoding RNA polymerase sigma-70 factor; amino-acid sequence: MHTGDDVGSLELATRQFVAVRPQLFGIAYRVLGSAAEAEDVCQETWVRWQNADRSDIAEPAAFLTTIATRLAINTAQSARVRREAYVGPWLPEPIDTSPDPQVGAERAEAVEMAVLLLLEKLNPVERTAYVLREAFDYPYRQVADILETSEANTRQLVSRARKHLAAERREQVDRAEHRRLLTVFLTAAQTGDLKALEDVLAADVVSYTDGAGMRGASRIPVVGIAHVSRYLAAFAPRFWPESDVRWVEANGRPAVLVLSGGNAVALLSVDVSAEGIDRIMWVMSPAKLTAFVASQEI
- a CDS encoding peptidase inhibitor family I36 protein, with amino-acid sequence MTRKLLAAAAAISSLVGGLAAGTAAPASASSAATVCAERHLCMWEDTYYQGDMYLNIYMDAEANIGTVGEIDGWDGDNEISSLSNGTRFSIALYDGDGGTGERLRCYSPRLDVPIVIPNDRAESYKVLSYNGC
- a CDS encoding dihydrofolate reductase family protein, with product MTDASIGKVVVNRVMSLDGYIAGPGHSMDWIFEHMTSATFPEVMAATGAMLIGRGTYEVGKRMSDENPDYDGGAQFVLTHRPPDEPDPNVTFLTCDIEEAVATARVAAGDKNLEILGADVAAQCLQHGLVDEILVYVLPVLLGDGVRFAPPGLDRIDLEPFSNVQSGGVTMLRFYVRK
- a CDS encoding cupin domain-containing protein, encoding MHGTDEQEGAAAGWMTAAKMLQDASPITVPEGASAMTIHVDWEPGDPGTPPHRHSGPAFGYVIEGAVRFELEGEPERVVEAGGTFWEPGGDVIHYQDGNALADARTRFVVTMLCAPGKPMLELVDEEELAKRVHLRAPRPTV
- a CDS encoding SDR family NAD(P)-dependent oxidoreductase, translated to MTASKTALVTGANKGIGYQIAAELGTLGHSVGAGTRDRTRRDEAVADCARRASTPSVSRWTSPTTAASPREGAELIAERVGRLDALVNNAGSPAGSRSSRAPSTPPSSARSWRPTSSASSGSSTPCWRCCVVHRHRGS
- a CDS encoding HAD family hydrolase: MRLALFDLDGTLVDRTAAFADAIATLSHDHGYGPDIEHWLLTELADRADRSDFDRLTATFDLNESAGHLWRVYVDRMAAAVTCRPAVLTSLTHLKTAGWSIGVATNGASDIQRAKIRAAGLADLIDGIAASGDIDVRKPDPRLFELAAARCGTQLTPGDWMTGDNPHTDITGGHNAGLRTIWVRGRPWPDGLTTPHHTVDDVTDAVDYLLTHSAEQP
- a CDS encoding LysR family transcriptional regulator, which codes for METRELHYFIAVAEELHFGRAAQRLGIAQPPLSRAISQLERRLGAALLQRTSRSVTLTEAGTVLLHEGRVALDAVEAAEHRTRRAALAAAGEPSIVLATKTGASSQLLAKLLHAYAAEPGSVRVDVVLCGPGEQGRLLRNGRADVAILHQPFDDTAGFDTEALLTEGQIAVLPAGHVLTTSKDLRLDDLTDVPDLPAPRWPGPDGTYPAGPGPEAQSHTQLLQLVSLGRTLMTVLDSCRSQLRDDVVAVPIVDAPAVTTVIAWPPHSRIRAVADLVRTALCL
- a CDS encoding SDR family oxidoreductase; translated protein: MRVVVAGATGLIGSRTVAGLRDHGVEVRPLSRAEGVDVVTGEGLAAALRGADVVVDVTDAPSRAQSTSVRFFEEATANLLKAAATAGAEHYVALSLVGADRAQAGYFHAKALQEERIRRSPIPYSIVRATPFFEPVEALSRSTAHADGVHVAPVPVRPVSTDDVAPSVAHVAVGVPLFGVLEVAGPEEHRLDDLTAKLLAARGASREVVSDPQAPFFGALLDERTLLPRADAHLGHGSVDRWLAGR